Part of the Sulfitobacter pontiacus genome, TCCGGCAGAAGAAAACCGAGGCGCGGAACGCGCGCCCTGTGCAGGCGCGGCTTTCTTCAAACACGCGCGACAGTCTGCGTGCTTATCTCACCGCCTCTGAAAAGCCGCTGCACGGCTGGCTGTTCACGGGGCAGGGGGCACGGTGGTCCCAGACCCATCTCAGTGAAAGCCAGCTTTGGCGGCTGTTCCGCTCCTGGCTGGAAAAGGCCCGCCTCGATCCCAGCCTCTACGGCCTGCATTCGCTGCGCCGGACCTTCCCGACCCATATCTACCAGCAGACCGGCAACCTGCGCGCGGCCCAGCTGCTGCTCGGCCATGCCAGTATTGAAAGTACCAAGGAATACATCGGTACCGAACAGGCCGAAGCCCTCGAAATTGCGCGCAAGTATCACCTGTGACGGCCATGCAGACCTATCTTGAGAAACGCCAGCCTGCGCAGAAAATGGCGCGGTTCTACCGGATGGCGGTCATGCCGAACCTGTTCGGCGAATGGACGCTGTACCGCGAATGGGGCCGCATAGGGCAAGGCGGTCAGGTTCGGATGGATTGGTTCGAGGACGAGAACAAGGCCGTTGCAGCTC contains:
- a CDS encoding tyrosine-type recombinase/integrase codes for the protein MKAAAQTTWNKGRVVGKKPPLTPDQVSLIRMILRQEKALRDLALFNVALDTSFRGSDLVRLRVADVATPAGVREIVEIRQKKTEARNARPVQARLSSNTRDSLRAYLTASEKPLHGWLFTGQGARWSQTHLSESQLWRLFRSWLEKARLDPSLYGLHSLRRTFPTHIYQQTGNLRAAQLLLGHASIESTKEYIGTEQAEALEIARKYHL
- a CDS encoding WGR domain-containing protein, which translates into the protein MQTYLEKRQPAQKMARFYRMAVMPNLFGEWTLYREWGRIGQGGQVRMDWFEDENKAVAALVTLEASKRQRGYWVEPQQLAMFR